The genomic stretch ACGACCTGCGCGAGCGCCGCCGTGGCCACCGCCGGGTCGATCTTCGACCCCTTTTTTCCCTTCGGGGGCAGCAGGTCCGCCGGGCTGTGCATCATCGCCACACCCGGCACCGCGGCCACCGCCGCGGCGGGCCGGGCGAACGCGGCCAGTGCCGCGGGAGTGCGCAGATCGGCGCGGCTGGTCAGCACGAAGAAATCGGGCAGCGTGGCGTGGTGTGGGAAGTGCGCGTTGAGCGCGTCCAATGCGCGCGCATTCTTGGAGTGCGGTTGCAGGGCGTTCTCGTCCACGCTGGTGTGCACGCCGGCCGCGAACGCGGCGAACGGCGCGAGCACCAGCACTGCGACCGCCAGCACGGCTGCTGGTCGCCGGGCCAGCAGATCCGCGGTGGCCGTCCACCGGCGCACCGAGCCGGCGCCGCCCGCCCGCGCCGCCCGGTCCCCGGTCAACACCAGCAGCGCGGGGGTCAACGTCAACGCCACCGCGGCGGTGACCGCGATGCTCAACGCCAACGCCGGGCCGAGCGTGTGCAGCGCGGCCAGGCGCGCGGCAAGCATCGCCGCGCTGCCGACCATGACGGTGGCCGCCGACGCGGCCAGCACCGGACCGAGCGCCACCAACGCGGCCCGTGCCGCTGCCGGTGGCGAGGCCCCAGCGGCGAGGCCCTCCTGGTGACGGCTGATCAGAAACACGGCGTAGTCGGTGCCGGCGCCGAACACCACCACCACGACGAAGGCGTCGGTGTAGGTGGACACCGGCATCCCGTGCTCACCGGCCAGCGAGATCAGACCGCGGGCGCAGAGCACGGAGGTGAGGATGGTCGCCAGCGGGATCGCCATCAGCCGCGGACGCCGGTAGATGCCCAACAGAATGCCCAGGATCAGCACCAAGGCGATCACCGTCACCGGCACCATGATGTGTTCGATTTTGTCCATGAGGTCGGTGATCATCGCGACGTCACCGCCCACGTGCACGTTCAGTCCGGGCGGCGGATCGAGCGCCCGGGCGGTATCCCGCAGCCAGTGCACGTCGCGGACCCCCTGCGGCGAGCCGACCTGCGGGGGGATCGCGGTCGGCAGGTAGGTCGCCGCACCGTCCGCGCTGCGCAGGGAGGGGGCCAACAGCGGATCGGTCAGGTCGTCCTGGACGTCCAGCACCCGATCCGGAGCGGCCCGCAACGCCGCCACAAAGCGCCCCTGATAGGCCCGGTCGGCGGCGGTGAGCCCGCCGGGGTGCTCCAGCACGACCAGGACGTAGCCGTGCGCGCCGGGCGCACCGAAGGCCGCCTCCATACTCTGCAGGCCCCGCACGCTCGCCGAGTTCGACGGCAGGAACGGCGCGCTCTTGTTGCGCACCACGTGTTCGAACTGCGGCACGAACACGTTGAACGCCATCGCGACCAGCAGCCAGGCGGTGATCACCCGCCAGGGTCGGGTACCGACTGCGGCGCCGATCCGGCCGAAAACCGTCAGTCCCCGGTCTCGCGGAACCACGCGTCCAACATCGACTGCAGGTCCGAGGCCACCCAGCGAGTCTCCCGGCGGTCGGCCACCCAGAGGTAAACGTCGGGGCGGTTCTCCTCGAGCCGGTAGGCGAACAGATCCTCGCCCCCGGTGTCGCCGAAGAACAGCAGGTCAACCTCGAGGCCCCCGCCCTCGGGCATCGCCGGGGTGTCCCCGTCCCGGCCGAGCTCCAGGTTCTCCTCGACGATGCGCTCCACCGGCCAGACTGGCTCACCGCCCTCGTCGTCGGCCAGCCCGTCGGTCTCCAGCAACAGCGAGCGCAGGTCCCGTGGCAGATCCAGGCCGAGCTTGTCCTCCAGCTCGTCGATGGTGGCCTCGTCGGCCGGGTCGGCCAGCTCGACGACGACCCCGAAGTCGTCGAGGGTCCGCAGCCAGGCCGTCCACATGGGCGTCACCCTAACCCTCAAGGGCCGCCATTCGGGGGACCCGACGCCGGGTCAGACGATCAGTCGACGCAGCGCGGGCAGCAACTGACGTAACGCCTGTCCGCGGTGCGAGATCGCGTCCTTTTCCGCGGCGGACATCTCGGCGGTGGTGCGCTCGTGCCCGTAGGGCTGGAAGATCGGGTCATAGCCGAAACCGTTGCTGCCGCGGCGTTCCCGCAGCAACACGCCGGTGATGGTGGCCAGCACGGACTGTCCGGTGCCGTCCGGCAACGCCAACGCCGCCGCGCAGGCGAACTTCGCGCCGCGCCTCTCGTCCGGCACGTCCTGCAGTTGGCCGAGCACCAGGTCCAGGTTCGCCTCGTCGTCGCCGTGCTTCCCGGCCCAGCGCGCAGAGAAGATGCCGGGCATCCCGTTCAGCGCGTCCACACACAGCCCGGAGTCGTCGGCGATCGCGGGCACGCCGCTGGCCTGAGCCACCGCGTGCGCTTTCAGCAGCGCGTTCTCGGCGAATGTCGTCCCGGTCTCGGCCACCTCGGGCACATCGGCGAAGGCGTCCACCCCGCACACCTGCAGCGGCAGGTCGGCCTCGGCCAGGATGCGGGCGAGTTCGGCGAGCTTGGCCGCGTTGCGGGTGGCCAGCACGATCCTGTTCACCCCGACAGCGCCGCCTGCTGAATGCGCGTCAGTTCCGCACAGCCGCCCACCGCCAGGTCCAGCAGTGTGTCGAGCAACGCCCGGTCGAACGGCGCGCCCTCCGCGGTGCCCTGCACCTCGACGAAGTTGCCCGCGCCGGTGCAGACCACGTTCATGTCGGTGTCCGCCGCGACGTCCTCGACGTACTCCAGGTCCAACACCGGCACGCCGAGGGACACCCCGACGCTGACCGCGGCCACCGAGTCGCGCAGCGGCTCCCCGCGCAGCGCGCCGCGCTCACGCAGCCAACTGATGCCGTCGGCCAACGCCACATATGCGCCGGTGATGGCCGCGGTGCGGGTACCGCCGTCGGCCTGCAGCACGTCGCAGTCCAGCACGATGGTGTTCTCCCCGAGCGCCTTGTAGTCGACCACCGCGCGCAGGCTGCGCCCGACCAACCGGGAGATCTCCTGGGTACGGCCGCCGAGGCGTCCCTTCACCGACTCGCGATCGCTGCGGGTGTTGGTGGACCGCGGCAGCATGGCGTATTCCGCGGTGACCCAGCCCAGTCCGCTGCCTTTTCGCCAGCGTGGCACCCCCTCGGTGACGCTGGCCGCACACAGCACCTTGGTGCGCCCGAACTCCACCAACACCGATCCCTCGGCGTGCTCCAGCCAGTGGCGGGTGATGGTCACCGGACGAAGTTGATCGGCCGCGCGGCCGCCGGGACGTTCCACGCCCGCGACCCTACAGACCCCACCTGACGTCCGGCTGACGCGGCGCTCTTACGCCGTGTCAGCCGGACGTCAAGGGCTAGATGTCGTAGGTGGCACCGGGGCAGGCCAGGTCCACGTGGCCGGGGAAATCGGCGGCCTCGGCCAGTGTGCGGGCCGGGTCGTTCCACGGCGGGATGTGGGTGAGCAGCAGGCGCGGCACGTCCGCCCGCTCGGCGTGCTCGGCGGCCTCCTTGCCGGTGAGGTGGATGTCCGGGGCGAGGTCACGGCCCTCGTGGAAGGACGCCTCGCACAGAAACAGATCGCTGCTGCGGGCAAGCTTGACCAGGTCCTCGCAGACGCCGGAGTCGCCGGAGTA from Sporichthyaceae bacterium encodes the following:
- a CDS encoding MMPL family transporter; the protein is MVPRDRGLTVFGRIGAAVGTRPWRVITAWLLVAMAFNVFVPQFEHVVRNKSAPFLPSNSASVRGLQSMEAAFGAPGAHGYVLVVLEHPGGLTAADRAYQGRFVAALRAAPDRVLDVQDDLTDPLLAPSLRSADGAATYLPTAIPPQVGSPQGVRDVHWLRDTARALDPPPGLNVHVGGDVAMITDLMDKIEHIMVPVTVIALVLILGILLGIYRRPRLMAIPLATILTSVLCARGLISLAGEHGMPVSTYTDAFVVVVVFGAGTDYAVFLISRHQEGLAAGASPPAAARAALVALGPVLAASAATVMVGSAAMLAARLAALHTLGPALALSIAVTAAVALTLTPALLVLTGDRAARAGGAGSVRRWTATADLLARRPAAVLAVAVLVLAPFAAFAAGVHTSVDENALQPHSKNARALDALNAHFPHHATLPDFFVLTSRADLRTPAALAAFARPAAAVAAVPGVAMMHSPADLLPPKGKKGSKIDPAVATAALAQVVSADGHTARILVSGDANPLSPAGRARLRAEQAALRTALPGTALAGARVEVTGAAAFGADLHDLLRRDLKVVAAMVLAAVVLILVMVLRALVAPLYLLASVVLSYAAAIGVTALVWHTLLGRPLVWFLPIVTFVFLVAVGADYNLLLTARIREETPTGDRPGIARAVISTGGVITSAGLIFAGSFLALVPAPLLDLSEVGTAIAIGLLLDTLIVRTLIVPAAAMLLGPLNWWPRRPQPEVVEPSRADGQGRSSAAGAPAGTVG
- a CDS encoding SMI1/KNR4 family protein; this encodes MWTAWLRTLDDFGVVVELADPADEATIDELEDKLGLDLPRDLRSLLLETDGLADDEGGEPVWPVERIVEENLELGRDGDTPAMPEGGGLEVDLLFFGDTGGEDLFAYRLEENRPDVYLWVADRRETRWVASDLQSMLDAWFRETGD
- the rdgB gene encoding RdgB/HAM1 family non-canonical purine NTP pyrophosphatase, which translates into the protein MNRIVLATRNAAKLAELARILAEADLPLQVCGVDAFADVPEVAETGTTFAENALLKAHAVAQASGVPAIADDSGLCVDALNGMPGIFSARWAGKHGDDEANLDLVLGQLQDVPDERRGAKFACAAALALPDGTGQSVLATITGVLLRERRGSNGFGYDPIFQPYGHERTTAEMSAAEKDAISHRGQALRQLLPALRRLIV
- the rph gene encoding ribonuclease PH encodes the protein MERPGGRAADQLRPVTITRHWLEHAEGSVLVEFGRTKVLCAASVTEGVPRWRKGSGLGWVTAEYAMLPRSTNTRSDRESVKGRLGGRTQEISRLVGRSLRAVVDYKALGENTIVLDCDVLQADGGTRTAAITGAYVALADGISWLRERGALRGEPLRDSVAAVSVGVSLGVPVLDLEYVEDVAADTDMNVVCTGAGNFVEVQGTAEGAPFDRALLDTLLDLAVGGCAELTRIQQAALSG